Part of the Burkholderia humptydooensis genome, CTGGAACGGCGTGACCGGAATGAGCGTGACTTTCATGGCGCGAGCGGCGGCTAAAAGCCCCGATTGTACTGGCCCGACGGATCGCCCGCCGCGCGCGCCGGTTCAATGTCGATTGTTTCGATCATAGAGAGAATCAATCATCGGAAGCGGTCGTTTTTGAGGCGACTGTTTTCGTTTATGTATAATGCGGCCCAGTGTGCGTGGAAGACCACGCCGTCAGTGGGCGTTCGGAACCTGTTTTCTTCCGGTTTCCGTGACGCCGTCAATGCAAGAGCCGCCGGTTGTCCGGCGGTGCATCCAGTGCCGATTCGTCGGTGCTCACGTCTTGTCCGGCCGGGCGCAACGCGCCCGCTGCGGCCCTGCTGCCGCGACGCCGGATGAGGCCTATGCCGCCGTTCCTGCGCGTTTGAGTTCACGACGCGCACGAACGTGGAAGCCATGTTCGATTGGCGGCATGTGGGGTCTGGTCAGGCTGCCGGGGACAGGTTGCGCCAGACGTGAAAGCTAATCAGGACCGGTTGCGGCAGAACGTGAGCCGCGCCAGATGCAAGCCGCCCGCGCGCGAGCGCGACTGGGGCATGCATGTCCGTCCGGATCGCATTCGTGGCGACGCGATCCGTACAAGCAGGCGACACGTCGATGAGATTTCGATTACCGAGACACCTCGGGACTCTAGCTGTATTTTTCGCGCTGACGGGCTGCGCGGTGCCGCCGAACGCACCGACGTCCGAACAGGCGAAAGGCGCCGCGGCGAAGGACGCGCTGCGCACGGCCGCGTCAGGCGCGGCCAACAACAATAAGGAATCGGCGGGCGCGCCGCTGAACTTCGACACGGCGCTCGCTTCGATGCCCGCCGCCGGCTCGCAGGACGCATCGCGCCCGTCGCTTGCGGACGCGAAGCCGATCGACGCCGCGGACGTTTCGGATTTCCGCCAGACGGGGCGCGCATCGTGGTACGGCAAGGGCTTTCACGGCCGCCGCACCGCGAACGGCGAACGCTTCAACATGAACGAGCTCACGGCCGCGCACCGCACGCTGCCGCTCGCGTCGTACGTGCGCGTGACGAACCAGGCGAACGGCAAGTCTGTCGTCGTGAAGATCAACGATCGCGGACCGTTCTCGCGCGGCCGGATCCTCGATCT contains:
- a CDS encoding septal ring lytic transglycosylase RlpA family protein, giving the protein MRFRLPRHLGTLAVFFALTGCAVPPNAPTSEQAKGAAAKDALRTAASGAANNNKESAGAPLNFDTALASMPAAGSQDASRPSLADAKPIDAADVSDFRQTGRASWYGKGFHGRRTANGERFNMNELTAAHRTLPLASYVRVTNQANGKSVVVKINDRGPFSRGRILDLSYAAAKVIGLVHAGTARVKIQGLSPEEARVARDETLASNLTK